In Myxococcales bacterium, a single genomic region encodes these proteins:
- the argS gene encoding arginine--tRNA ligase yields the protein MSASVVERVRASLGVALHGLAAKGALGDDAASKLAAPQGASPFSVERPKRPEHGDFATNIAMVFAKRLGMAPRALAELLQRELASQGGVIASAEIAGPGFINLRLAPSAFHEALASILAAGVGYGRMPSGVGERVNLEFVSANPTGPINVASGRNAIFGDAVGRLLEASGARVTREYYINDFGNQVRLFADSVAAAARGEPTPENGYQGEYVGELGLFLKAHYPETLADPEALCRTCITWMLRGIDGSKSMPGIRRTLALHRRELRRLVQRGVAPSLGRRSRRALAAGARRLPAQEGRGGLFHGEGSPKAGPVQGRRGVGHDSRRRQGSRCAEVGRGLHLFRERHRVPRRQDWPRLRPAHHGPRRRSPRLRGPRQKRAHGARFAERSLRGLALPARLHLPRWCRRQILQARRHLRDHRGGRRRDRRGGGTPWCRQRCASVLLLASHGQLERGFRHRPRQKEEPR from the coding sequence ATGAGCGCGAGTGTGGTGGAACGGGTTCGGGCATCGCTTGGGGTAGCTCTCCACGGACTCGCGGCGAAGGGCGCCCTCGGCGACGACGCCGCCTCAAAACTTGCGGCACCTCAAGGGGCGTCGCCGTTCTCCGTGGAGCGGCCCAAGCGCCCCGAGCACGGCGATTTCGCGACGAACATCGCCATGGTCTTCGCCAAGCGCCTCGGCATGGCGCCGCGTGCCCTCGCGGAGCTCCTTCAGCGGGAGCTCGCAAGCCAAGGCGGCGTGATCGCGTCGGCGGAGATCGCCGGCCCCGGCTTCATCAACCTGAGGCTCGCGCCGTCGGCGTTCCACGAAGCGCTCGCGTCGATCCTCGCCGCGGGCGTCGGTTACGGCCGCATGCCGTCGGGCGTCGGCGAACGCGTCAACCTCGAGTTCGTCAGTGCCAATCCGACCGGTCCCATCAACGTGGCCTCGGGCCGCAACGCCATCTTTGGCGACGCCGTCGGCCGGCTCCTCGAAGCCTCGGGCGCGCGCGTGACGCGTGAGTATTACATCAACGATTTCGGCAACCAGGTTCGCCTCTTCGCCGACAGCGTCGCGGCCGCCGCCCGTGGTGAGCCGACCCCCGAGAACGGCTACCAAGGCGAATACGTCGGCGAGCTGGGCCTGTTCTTGAAGGCGCACTACCCGGAGACCTTGGCCGATCCGGAGGCGCTCTGCCGCACGTGCATCACGTGGATGCTTCGGGGCATCGACGGCTCGAAGTCCATGCCCGGCATTCGTCGCACGCTCGCCCTCCATCGGCGTGAACTTCGACGTCTGGTTCAGCGAGGAGTCGCTCCATCGCTGGGGCGCCGTTCGCGCCGCGCTCTCGCAGCTGGAGCGCGACGGCTACCTGCTCAAGAAGGACGGGGCGGTCTTTTTCACGGCGAAGGAAGCCCCAAAGCCGGCCCAGTACAAGGCCGGCGAGGTGTTGGCCACGACTCTCGCCGACGACAAGGATCGCGTTGTGCAGAAGTCGGACGGGGCCTACACCTATTTCGCGAGCGACATCGCGTACCACGCCGACAAGATTGGCCGCGGCTACGACCGGCTCATCACGGTCCTCGGCGTCGATCACCACGGCTACGTGGCCCGCGTCAGAAACGCGCTCACGGCGCTCGGTTTGCCGAGCGATCGCTACGAGGCCTTGCTCTACCAGCTCGTCTACATCTACCGCGATGGTGCCGTCGTCAAATCCTCCAAGCGCGCCGGCACCTTCGTGACCATCGAGGAGGTCGCCGACGAGATCGACGAGGCGGCGGGACGCCTTGGTGCCGGCAGCGATGCGCTTCGGTTCTTCTTCTTGCTTCGCACGGCCAACTCGAACGTGGATTTCGACATCGACCTCGCCAAAAAGAAGAGCCTCGATAA
- a CDS encoding RNA polymerase sigma factor, whose protein sequence is MPREALASLHEAAYGWALACAGRRSSDATDILQNTYERILSGRARFEGRSTLKTWLFGIIRLVAREHARRRVVQWLFPERAAQSAVPPSAASPESAAAAAEQRRRIVAALAELSPRQREVVHLVFYEDLTLEEAALVMGVSVGSARVHYDRGKREMAILLERRGFER, encoded by the coding sequence GTGCCGCGCGAGGCCCTCGCGTCGCTCCACGAGGCGGCCTACGGTTGGGCCCTCGCGTGCGCCGGGCGACGCTCGAGCGACGCGACGGACATCCTGCAAAACACCTACGAGCGCATCCTTTCGGGCCGCGCGCGCTTCGAAGGACGTTCGACGCTCAAGACCTGGCTCTTCGGCATCATTCGTCTCGTCGCGCGCGAACACGCGAGGCGCCGCGTCGTGCAATGGCTCTTTCCCGAGCGCGCGGCACAGTCCGCCGTGCCTCCTTCCGCCGCGTCGCCCGAGTCGGCCGCTGCGGCCGCCGAGCAGCGACGTCGCATCGTGGCGGCCCTCGCCGAGTTGTCGCCGCGGCAACGAGAGGTGGTTCACCTGGTCTTCTATGAGGATCTGACGCTCGAGGAAGCCGCGCTCGTGATGGGCGTCTCCGTCGGGTCGGCGCGTGTTCACTACGATCGAGGAAAGAGGGAGATGGCGATCTTGCTTGAGAGACGAGGGTTCGAACGATGA
- a CDS encoding DUF4349 domain-containing protein has product MNSVSRAWAHARSARLVVSLMACVALAFAATGCSRAEAPASRPAAAAAATAEPSPAQDRPKLTGPAFTTPAFITPAFITTVRLTLAVASVPDATSKLREASARFGGHVAQLSASGDGSGARQDQSASLDLRIPSERVHAFVSEVSRLGDVTSEDERVDDVSEERADRHARLANARAEEKRLLELLDKRTGTLADVLAAEKELARVRETVERYEAQAAALEGKIALATVHVSLVTSSSAKATGAGARVAQAARDGVRHASTVTIGLVALFAEAGPTLFVLLLLVGTFALVVRAAFRITRRKLVR; this is encoded by the coding sequence ATGAATTCCGTCTCTCGCGCTTGGGCCCACGCCCGCTCCGCTCGGCTCGTCGTCTCGCTCATGGCGTGCGTGGCTCTCGCCTTCGCCGCCACCGGCTGCTCGCGCGCGGAGGCGCCGGCATCGCGACCCGCCGCCGCCGCGGCTGCGACGGCGGAGCCGTCACCGGCACAGGATCGGCCCAAGCTGACCGGCCCGGCCTTCACCACGCCAGCCTTCATCACGCCAGCCTTCATCACCACTGTGCGTCTGACGTTGGCGGTGGCCTCGGTCCCCGATGCGACCTCGAAGCTTCGGGAGGCTTCGGCGCGCTTCGGTGGGCACGTGGCGCAGCTCAGCGCCAGCGGCGACGGGTCTGGCGCGCGGCAAGATCAATCGGCGAGCTTGGACCTGCGGATCCCTTCGGAGCGCGTGCACGCCTTCGTGAGCGAGGTCTCGCGCCTCGGTGACGTGACCTCTGAAGACGAGCGCGTCGACGACGTCTCGGAGGAGCGCGCCGATCGGCACGCTCGGCTCGCCAACGCTCGCGCCGAGGAGAAGCGGCTCTTGGAGCTGCTCGACAAGCGCACCGGCACGCTCGCCGACGTGCTCGCCGCCGAAAAGGAGCTCGCTCGGGTTCGCGAGACGGTGGAGCGCTACGAGGCGCAAGCGGCGGCGCTCGAGGGCAAGATTGCGCTCGCGACGGTGCACGTGTCGCTCGTCACCAGCTCGTCTGCCAAGGCCACGGGGGCCGGCGCGCGCGTGGCCCAGGCGGCCCGCGACGGCGTGCGCCACGCGAGCACGGTCACCATCGGGCTCGTCGCGCTCTTCGCGGAAGCGGGGCCGACGCTCTTCGTCCTCTTACTCCTCGTGGGGACCTTCGCCCTGGTGGTCCGGGCAGCGTTCCGCATCACGCGTCGCAAGCTCGTTCGTTGA
- a CDS encoding periplasmic heavy metal sensor, translating to MTRFASRLPAAAGRPGAVLRHLRLVGLAALLFGCARAGAPPLPGDSVSQDGAVAVAPPRAPSIAPATEKAASRDARDVPPRGAIESRLFPAEVVMEHQVALGLDDKQRALIMGEVERAQSQMNKVRWDLERQREALAKLLDAEPVDETAALAVAKRLTDHEASIKAANLAMLLRVKNALTAPQKAKLATLR from the coding sequence ATGACACGTTTCGCTTCGCGGCTGCCCGCCGCCGCAGGCCGGCCTGGTGCAGTCCTCCGCCACCTTCGACTCGTCGGTCTCGCGGCTCTGCTCTTTGGGTGCGCGAGGGCCGGTGCCCCGCCGTTGCCCGGCGACTCGGTCTCCCAGGACGGCGCCGTAGCCGTCGCGCCGCCGCGCGCGCCGAGCATCGCTCCCGCCACGGAAAAGGCGGCGAGTCGCGACGCGCGCGATGTGCCACCGCGAGGCGCCATTGAGAGCCGGCTCTTTCCGGCGGAGGTCGTCATGGAGCACCAAGTCGCGCTCGGCCTCGACGACAAGCAACGCGCGCTCATCATGGGCGAGGTCGAGCGAGCGCAGTCGCAAATGAACAAGGTGCGCTGGGACCTCGAGCGACAGCGAGAGGCACTCGCCAAGCTGCTCGACGCCGAGCCCGTCGATGAGACCGCGGCGCTGGCCGTCGCGAAGCGCCTCACCGATCACGAAGCGTCCATCAAGGCGGCGAACCTCGCGATGCTCCTTCGGGTAAAGAACGCGCTCACGGCGCCGCAGAAAGCCAAGCTCGCGACGCTGCGCTGA
- a CDS encoding NTP transferase domain-containing protein, with amino-acid sequence MPTLVLAAGLGTRLKPLTDELPKPLVPIGDKAAIFHALDRTRGHGPVVVNAHHFQDALTAALAVEPLVQISREAELLGTAGGLAHASSLLGEGDVLVWNADMMTALDADALWAAHAGGHASATLAIRPRERGAGNVGVDDLGRIVRLRGERLGGEERRGGEFLGIHVFGRGLRARLPARGCLVGDVYIPLGRAGAVLNAHETTIPFEDVGSLASYLKANLSWLNTRGLTCMVHTQVPAAVDVGEGVILPAGVTVSGAGRLERIVAWPGASVVAPLCDAVVTPRQVVRVREPVAPPGAR; translated from the coding sequence GTGCCCACGCTGGTCCTTGCGGCAGGTCTAGGAACGCGCCTCAAGCCGTTGACCGATGAGCTCCCCAAGCCGCTCGTTCCCATAGGCGACAAGGCAGCGATCTTCCATGCGCTCGATCGGACACGCGGCCACGGCCCCGTGGTGGTTAACGCGCATCATTTCCAGGACGCGCTCACAGCAGCCCTCGCGGTAGAGCCGCTGGTGCAGATCTCCCGCGAGGCGGAGCTTCTCGGAACGGCCGGCGGCCTCGCGCACGCCAGCTCGCTCTTGGGCGAAGGCGACGTCCTCGTTTGGAACGCCGACATGATGACGGCGCTGGATGCCGACGCCCTGTGGGCCGCGCACGCCGGCGGGCACGCGTCCGCGACGCTGGCGATCCGCCCCCGCGAGCGCGGCGCCGGAAACGTCGGCGTAGACGACCTGGGGCGCATCGTTCGGCTGCGCGGGGAGCGGCTCGGCGGTGAGGAGCGGCGCGGAGGGGAGTTCTTGGGCATTCACGTCTTCGGTCGCGGCCTTCGGGCAAGACTCCCGGCGCGAGGCTGCCTCGTCGGCGACGTCTACATCCCGTTGGGGCGGGCAGGGGCTGTGCTGAACGCTCACGAGACGACGATTCCCTTTGAGGATGTGGGCAGTCTTGCCTCGTATTTGAAGGCCAACCTGAGCTGGCTCAACACGCGAGGCCTTACGTGCATGGTGCACACACAAGTGCCCGCCGCCGTTGATGTTGGCGAGGGCGTCATCCTTCCTGCCGGCGTGACCGTCTCCGGCGCGGGGCGCCTCGAGCGAATCGTGGCATGGCCCGGTGCGTCCGTCGTCGCGCCGCTCTGCGACGCGGTCGTGACGCCGAGGCAAGTCGTGCGCGTGCGCGAGCCAGTCGCGCCTCCCGGGGCTCGATGA
- a CDS encoding chorismate-binding protein translates to MSDALLRADLEGSEKEGAELTMAVDLHRNDLGKIACLGSVRVLGAPTIVSGRTVMSRIAEVRARVASDKGLAEILEALVPFGSVTGAPKIRAMEIIRALESARRGLYTGVIGTVRRDGGATLAMAIRTAVIDRAEGLGEYFAGGGIVIGSEPAAEALETRWKAEQLLRVSG, encoded by the coding sequence GTGAGCGACGCCCTTCTCCGCGCCGACCTGGAGGGCAGCGAAAAAGAGGGCGCGGAGCTCACGATGGCCGTCGACCTGCACCGCAACGATCTCGGCAAGATCGCCTGCCTCGGCTCGGTGCGCGTTCTCGGCGCGCCGACCATCGTGTCCGGTCGCACGGTCATGAGCCGCATCGCGGAGGTCCGCGCGCGGGTCGCTTCGGACAAGGGCCTCGCTGAAATTCTCGAAGCCCTCGTTCCTTTTGGGAGCGTGACGGGAGCTCCCAAGATCCGGGCCATGGAGATCATCCGCGCGTTGGAGTCGGCGCGACGCGGCCTATACACGGGCGTCATCGGCACCGTGCGCCGCGACGGCGGCGCGACGCTGGCGATGGCCATTCGAACGGCCGTCATCGACCGCGCCGAAGGCCTCGGGGAATACTTCGCCGGCGGCGGCATCGTGATTGGCAGCGAGCCGGCGGCCGAAGCCCTCGAGACACGTTGGAAGGCCGAGCAGTTGCTCCGCGTCAGCGGCTGA
- a CDS encoding SPOR domain-containing protein — translation MEQGAVRNLEQIQESDGGGRAGKFFALALVGLGGAAIVFAAVALSGRKTHAAVVSDPLGELVALKGKAAPARTEITPEDVTFPGILSDKDSPTTALAAIRSPSSAKRGDALDPKGSAPGTTNTTSAVLNVPPPTDRLPVVPLPAKAVLDPSPVVTKPRDTLTKAAAESAATASSQGPSAAAGREGGYQLQISSFRSQTEANLFAEQLRARGHKAHVSEATVQGRGTWHRVRVGPFPSQQAATSYRATFESKEHVVPFVVTPTGK, via the coding sequence ATGGAGCAAGGTGCGGTTCGCAATCTCGAGCAGATCCAGGAGTCCGATGGCGGCGGACGAGCGGGGAAATTTTTCGCGCTCGCGCTCGTGGGCCTTGGTGGCGCCGCGATCGTGTTTGCCGCGGTGGCACTGAGCGGCCGAAAGACACACGCTGCCGTGGTCTCCGATCCGCTCGGCGAGCTCGTGGCGCTGAAAGGCAAAGCTGCGCCGGCGAGGACCGAGATCACGCCTGAGGACGTGACCTTTCCGGGAATCCTGAGCGACAAGGACAGCCCCACGACGGCCCTCGCGGCGATTCGTTCGCCGAGCTCCGCGAAGCGCGGCGACGCGCTCGACCCGAAAGGCTCGGCCCCTGGTACGACCAACACCACGAGCGCCGTGCTGAACGTGCCACCGCCGACCGATCGCCTGCCCGTCGTCCCGCTCCCCGCCAAAGCCGTCCTCGACCCGTCACCCGTCGTCACCAAGCCGCGCGACACGCTCACCAAGGCGGCCGCCGAGTCCGCGGCCACAGCCTCGTCGCAGGGCCCGTCGGCGGCGGCCGGGCGCGAAGGTGGCTACCAGCTCCAGATCAGCTCGTTCCGTAGTCAAACGGAGGCGAACCTCTTCGCCGAGCAGCTGCGGGCGCGCGGTCACAAGGCGCACGTCTCGGAGGCCACGGTGCAGGGCAGGGGAACCTGGCACCGCGTCCGCGTCGGGCCCTTTCCGTCGCAGCAGGCGGCCACCTCGTACCGCGCCACCTTCGAGTCGAAGGAGCACGTGGTGCCGTTCGTGGTCACGCCCACCGGGAAGTAG